The stretch of DNA CATCCCGATCCAGTTGCCTGACAGCCACGCCAAGCCGCTCGATCAGACGCCCAAGCAGGTGACGATCAGCATGGACCGTGAGGGCACCGTGTTCATCGACGATGCCGAGGTGTCTCCGGGCGAACTGTCGGACCGTCTGGCCAATCTGCCCAAGGACGCTGACGGCAAGGAGCCGCTGGTGGTGCTGCGTGCGGACAAGGGGCTCGATTATGGCCGGGTGATCGGCCTGATGGGTGATCTCAACCATGCCGGGGTCACCTCGATCTCGCTGGTGACGGTGTCGGCGGGCGATCCCGGCGCGCCTGCCAAGCG from Novosphingobium sp. encodes:
- a CDS encoding biopolymer transporter ExbD, producing MGIHKFSRGGRRSRGSRSPMAEINVTPLVDVMLVLLIIFMVTAPLLKAGIPIQLPDSHAKPLDQTPKQVTISMDREGTVFIDDAEVSPGELSDRLANLPKDADGKEPLVVLRADKGLDYGRVIGLMGDLNHAGVTSISLVTVSAGDPGAPAKRGN